A region from the Corylus avellana chromosome ca7, CavTom2PMs-1.0 genome encodes:
- the LOC132186157 gene encoding transcription factor DIVARICATA-like, with translation METLYPGSPWCLQVSESTEWTREENKKFESALAIFDEKTPDRWMKVAAMIPGKTVWDVIKQYEELENDVCDIEAGRVPIPGYLTSSFTLELVDNCSFDAYRRKSSTARGPDQERKKGVPWTEEEHRRFLMGLLKYGKGDWRNISRNYVISKTPTQVASHAQKYFIRQLSGGKDKRRPSIHDITTVNLTETASENNKPHSYDHSSVLTPQQKPTSTPRISLDWNQPHDEAVMVFNSTHGIGNLFVSPPYDFKVQGHNLFGSAYYGAAHPKPHNSVFQIQCSRHQQRG, from the exons ATGGAAACTCTATATCCGGGATCCCCTTGGTGTCTCCAAGTAAGCGAGAGCACAGAATGGACTAGGGAAGAGAATAAGAAGTTTGAGAGTGCTCTTGCTATATTCGACGAGAAAACCCCTGACCGATGGATGAAAGTGGCTGCAATGATCCCCGGTAAGACGGTTTGGGATGTGATTAAGCAGTACGAGGAATTGGAAAATGATGTTTGTGACATAGAAGCCGGCCGGGTTCCAATTCCCGGCTACCTCACCTCTTCTTTCACATTGGAGTTGGTTGATAATTGCAGCTTCGATGCCTATAGAAGAAAGTCTTCCACTGCTCGGGGTCCTGATCAGGAAAGGAAGAAAGGGGTCCCGTGGACAGAAGAAGAGCACAG GCGGTTTCTGATGGGGCTCCTGAAGTACGGTAAAGGGGATTGGAGAAATATCTCCCGGAATTATGTGATCTCTAAGACTCCAACTCAAGTGGCAAGTCATGCTCAGAAGTACTTTATAAGGCAGCTTTCCGGAGGGAAAGATAAGAGGAGGCCAAGCATCCATGATATCACAACCGTCAATCTCACAGAAACTGCATCAGAAAACAATAAGCCACACTCATATGATCACTCTTCTGTGCTGACACCACAGCAAAAGCCCACCAGCACACCAAGAATTTCGCTCGACTGGAATCAACCTCATGATGAAGCTGTCATGGTTTTCAACTCGACTCATGGAATTGGAAACCTTTTCGTGTCACCTCCATATGACTTTAAAGTGCAAGGCCACAATCTGTTTGGCAGTGCTTATTATGGAGCAGCTCATCCCAAACCGCACAACTCAGTGTTTCAAATCCAATGCTCAAGACATCAACAACGTGGATAA
- the LOC132186377 gene encoding coronatine-insensitive protein 1, protein MEDRNVSRMGAGMSDVVLGCVMPYIHDSKDRDAASLVCRRWYELDAQTRKHVTIALCYTTSPDRLRRRFQHLESLKLKGKPRAAMFNLIPEDWGGYVTPWVNEIAESFNCLKSLHFRRMIVRDLDLELLARSRGRVLHTLKLDKCSGFSTDGLLHIGRSCRNLRTLFLEESSILENDGDWLHELAVNNTVLETLNFYMTYLEKVRFEDLELIARNCRSLISVKVSDYEILELQGFFRSAAALEEFCGGSFSDQPQRYSTVSLPPHLCRLGLSYMGKNELEIVFPYASLLKKLDLLYALLDTDDHCMLIQRCPNLEVLETRNVIGDRGLEDLARNCKRLKRLRIERGADEQGMDDEGGVVSQRGLIALAQGCLELEYLAVYVSDITNASLEYIGTYSKNLNDFRLVLLDQEERITDLPLDNGVRALLRGCEKLRRFALYVRPGGLTDVGLGYVGQYSQNIRWMLLGSVGESDAGLLEFSRGCPSLQKLEMRCCCFSERALAAAVMQLTSLRYLWVQGYRASGSRDLLAMARPFWNIELIPPRQVPVDQLGDDNVVVVEHPAHILAYYSLAGPRTDFPDTVIPLDPKALVAE, encoded by the exons ATGGAGGATCGGAACGTGAGCAGAATGGGTGCCGGAATGTCGGACGTGGTTCTTGGCTGCGTGATGCCGTACATCCACGACTCGAAGGACCGGGACGCAGCGTCGCTGGTGTGCCGGCGGTGGTACGAGCTCGACGCGCAGACGCGGAAGCACGTGACGATCGCGCTCTGCTACACGACGAGCCCCGATCGGCTGCGCCGGAGGTTTCAGCACCTGGAGTCGCTGAAGCTGAAGGGAAAGCCCAGGGCCGCGATGTTCAATCTGATACCGGAGGATTGGGGAGGCTACGTCACGCCCTGGGTGAACGAGATCGCCGAGTCGTTCAACTGCCTCAAGTCGCTTCACTTCCGGCGAATGATCGTCAGGGACTTGGATCTGGAGCTTCTTGCTCGGTCCCGCGGGCGCGTGCTCCACACGCTCAAGCTCGACAAGTGCTCTGGCTTTTCCACCGATGGGCTTCTTCATATCGGTCGCTCCTGCag GAATTTAAGAACTTTGTTTTTGGAGGAGAGCTCAATTTTGGAGAATGATGGTGACTGGCTACATGAGCTTGCTGTGAACAATACAGTTCTtgaaactttaaatttttacaTGACCTATCTTGAAAAGGTCAGATTTGAAGACCTTGAACTCATAGCAAGAAATTGCCGCTCCTTAATCTCGGTTAAAGTAAGTGATTATGAAATCTTGGAACTCCAAGGTTTCTTTCGTTCTGCAGCTGCTTTAGAAGAATTTTGTGGGGGTTCCTTCAGTGATCAACCTCAGAGGTACTCAACTGTATCATTACCCCCACACTTATGCCGTTTAGGTCTATCATACATGGGGAAGAATGAACTGGAAATTGTATTCCCTTATGCATCCCTACTCAAAAAGTTGGATCTCCTCTACGCGCTGCTTGACACGGATGACCATTGTATGTTAATCCAGAGGTGCCCCAACTTAGAAGTTCTTGAG ACAAGGAATGTTATTGGAGATAGAGGATTAGAAGATCTTGCTCGGAATTGTAAGAGACTAAAGAGGCTTAGGATTGAGCGAGGTGCTGATGAGCAGGGAATGGATGATGAAGGGGGGGTAGTCTCCCAAAGAGGTTTGATTGCTTTGGCTCAGGGCTGCCTAGAACTGGAATATTTGGCTGTTTATGTGTCTGATATCACAAATGCTTCTCTGGAATATATTGGCACTTACTCAAAAAACCTCAATGATTTTCGCCTGGTCTTGCTTGACCAAGAAGAGAGGATAACAGATTTGCCACTTGACAACGGGGTTCGAGCTCTTTTGAGGGGCTGTGAAAAGCTTAGAAGGTTTGCATTGTATGTCCGGCCTGGGGGCTTGACTGATGTGGGTCTTGGTTATGTTGGGCAGTACAGCCAAAATATAAGATGGATGCTTCTGGGTTCTGTTGGGGAGTCTGATGCCGGGCTTTTGGAGTTCTCTAGGGGCTGTCCCAGCTTACAAAAACTAGAAATGAGGTGCTGCTGCTTCAGCGAGCGTGCCCTGGCTGCTGCTGTGATGCAACTGACTTCTCTGAGGTACCTATGGGTGCAAGGATATAGAGCATCTGGAAGTCGTGACCTTTTAGCAATGGCTCGCCCATTCTGGAATATTGAATTGATTCCTCCCAGACAAGTTCCTGTTGATCAGCTTGGGGACGATAACGTAGTAGTAGTGGAGCATCCAGCCCATATACTTGCATATTACTCCCTTGCTGGACCGAGAACAGATTTTCCAGATACTGTGATCCCTCTGGATCCAAAAGCCTTAGTTGCCGAGTAG